CCAACATGCGGAAAACGGCGGGGGGTATGAGGTCGAGCCCCTCCCCTGTCTTCGTGGAAACCTCAACTGAGGAAAACTGCGGAAACGTCGCGCGGACCACCTCTGCGTTCTCTCTGGCGTGATCAAGGTCGACTTTCGTAAGTGCCAGAAGCGTTCGGCTGGTCTTGTCCGGCAGGACTCTGCGGTCCTCCAGAATACCAATGAGGGCGTCGAGGTCTTCCAGACATGAGTCAACACTAACGTCGAGGCTGATCAGAAGACCATCCCCCAGTCGGATCGACGCGAGGAGAGCGGGAGGGGCGAGGTCTGGGGAGATGGGAGGGGAATCAACCAGCTGAATCAGAACGTCCTCATAAGGCATCATGCCGGGAATGGGCAGCTGAGTCGAGAAAGGGTAGGGCGCCACTAGGACCTTCGCCTTGGTCAAGGCGCCCACCAGAGCCGACTTCCCGGAATTCGGCAATCCAACTGTGAAGACCTGCCCCGCACCTTCGCGCTCCACCCTGAAAGGGTCCCCTTTGCCCTTCCTGCGGGCAGCCTCCCCTTCCTCCCGGAGCCGGGAGAGCCGCCGCTTTATGTCCGCCTGCATCTTCTCCGTTCCCTTGTGCTTGGGAATGGTGCGGAGCATCTCCTCCAGCGCAAGGATCTTCTCCTCGGTGGTGGCTGCTCGTTTGAAGGCCTCTTCGGCTTCAATATACTGAGGGGTGAGGTTCGCCGGCATGAGGCTGGTCTTCCCTCCCGCGTTTCGTCTCGTTTCAACCCACACACCCGCACGGGGTGCGACTCCCCAAGCCAGTGGAAAGCGCGGGTGGAACGGTGCCCACGAGGGGGCGAGGGCCTACTGGTGGAGAACCATGGCACTTATCGGCGCGACCGACACAGTCGGCCCCAGTACCATTCGGCGCGTCCGTGTCCCGGCTTTCATCCCTTCGACTACCACTCTCCACGGGCCGGTCCCCGGGAGACCGATTTCGACCGGATGGCGGTTGGCGTTCAGTATGACCATGATGTTTCTCCATGGGTCCCCGTTCGGATGCCCGTCGAGAACGAACGACACCGTGTTGGCGGGGCTATGATGGAACCGGAGATGGTTCACGATCTGGCTCGCTTGCGTCATGCGGAACGCTGGATGCGCCCTTCGCAGTGCGATGAGACCGCGGTAATAGGCAAACACGTGGGGGTAGGTCTTCTTGCGCGACCAGTCTATCTGGTTGACCAGGTCACCTGCGTTGTAGCTGTTGTGGTTCCCATGCTTGGTTCGGAGGAGTTCCTCCCCGCCGTGGATGAATGGGATCCCCTGGGACAGGAGAATCACCGCCTGCGCCAGCAGGTCCATCCTGATCCTGTCCTCCTCTGAGTCTTGCGGGCATGATTTCGCCAGTTTGTCCCAGAGGGTGAGGTTGTCATGGCACGAGACGTAGTTGATGGTCTCTCCAGGCTCGGCCGCGAAATCGCAGCTGCACGTGTCGTATGCCACTGACCCTGCGATGCCCCGACGGATGGCACCTTCGCGGTGCGGCGCGCCAGAAACGAAGCCCAAGCCAGGACCGTCCGTGTCTCCTTTCACGGCGTTCCTCAGCCCATCATTGAACAGCGCGATGCCGAGACCGCGTTGTCGACCTTTCGTGAACAGCTGTGAAGGGCACAGCCCGGACACCCCTCCCGCCCACGGCTCTCCGTACAGCAGGACCGTCGGGTCGAGCGAACGGAGTTCGGCCGATATCTCACGCACAGTGTGATAGTCGAGAAGAGCCATGAGATCAAACCTGAACCCGTCCACATGGTACTCGTCCATCCAGTACTTGAGCGAGTCCAATATGAGCTTCCGCACCATAGGCCTCTCAGTGGCAAGTTCGGTCCCGCAGCCGGACCCGTTGGTGAACTGCCCGGCCGCATTGGTGCGGTGGTAGTAGTTCGGCACGATCTGGTGAAGCGGAGACCCATCCACTGTGTAGGTGTGGTTGTACACTACGTCCATCACAACGCGGATACCCCGGGCGTGGAAAGCCTGCACCATCTGTTTGACCTCGGTGATCCGGCACGTGGGGTCAGCCGGGTTGGTGGAGTAGGATCCCTCAGGCACGTAGAAATGGTGCGGGTCGTAACCCCAGTTGTACTCGTCCGGCGCAGCCTCGTCCACCGACGCGAAATCCTGGACTGGCAACAGGTGGACGTGAGTAACACCCAAGTCTACCAGGTGATCTAGAGCACCCGGTTCCGTGAACGCCAGGTACTTGCCTTTGTGCGTCATCCCGGAGTACTCCGACGCCGAGTAGTCCCTCACATGCACCTCGTAGATGACTGCGTCGACTGCGTGCCTGAAGGGGGGTCTACGATCCGTCGTCCACCCCGGTGGGTCGGTGCGGTCGAGGTCCACGACCACTCCGCGCTCACCGTTGAGTGTGAGTGCTCTCGCATACGGGTCAGGAGCCTCGTTCACTGCGCCGCCCAGGTTTACGCGGTATGTGTAGCAAGTGCCGGCCAGATCCCCATGGACCGTGGTCGTCCATGTCCCATCGCAGTCAGGCGCCATGGGTATCTCGCGACCGGTGGAAGCAGTTGGTGACGGATACAGTATGCACGAGACACCGAGCGCGGTCGGGGCAAAGACTCGGAACGATGTCGCCCGGGTAGAGTAGACCGCCCCCATGTCGTCTCCGGGGTAGTACAGTTCAAAAAGCTCCTGTCCGCCTACGGCACGGGCAGCGGAAACGTCGAGACCCAAGTCCCATCACTCCCAAGGAAAGTGGCTCGTAGCTGCACCTATATCATACACCATCCCCGATTCCCGTGTCCACACGGCTCGGCCGCGGGGAAGTCTTTAGGAGGCGAAGAAGGATTCCATCTCTTGCAGCGCCTTCTCGAAAGCGTCTAGCGCCCGGTTCACGGGTTCCGCAGAGGTCATGTCAACCCCGGCTCCGCGAAGCAGTTCGATAGGGTAGGTGGAGCCTCCGCCAGAGAGGAACCTGACATACCTCCTGACCGCAGGTTCGCCTTCCTCCAGGATCCGCCGCGCAAGGGCCACTGCGGCTGAGAATCCTGTCGCGTACTGATATACGTAGAACGCGGTATAGAAGTGCGGGATCCTCGCCCACTCCAGGGAGATGTCGTCATCGCTCACTACGTCAGCGCCGTAGTAGTCCGAATTGAGTTGCCTGTACCTGTCGCAGAGGAACTCGGGGGTAAGAGCCTCTCCGGCCTCAAAGGCTTCGTGAGTCATCTTCTCGAACTCCGCGAACATCGTCTGTCTGAACACAGTCCCCCGGAAAGACTCCAGGTAGTGGTTGAGCAGGTACATCCTCATCGCCTGATCCTTGGTGATCGCGAGGAGGTGCTCGATGAGAAGAATCTCGTTTACCGTCGAGGCGACTTCAGCCACGAAGATGGCGTAGTCAGAGTAGACGTAAGGTTGAGTGGCCCACGAATAGTGGAAGTGCATTGCGTGGCCCATCTCGTGCGCGAGAGTGAACATGTTGTCCAGAGTATCCTGCCAGTTCAGAAGGACAAAGGGATGGGAGCCATACGAGCCCCAGGAATAGGCCCCCGAGGTCTTGCCTCTGTTTTCCACGACGTCTACCCAACCCGAGGAGAACCCGGATTCCAGGGTGTCCAAGTAGTCGCGACCGAGCGGCGCAAGCGCCTGGAGAACAGTCTCTCGGGCATCCTCGTATGTGATACTGTACTCCACGTTGGGCACGATTGGGGTGTACATGTCATACATGTGCAATTCATCAAGACCGAGAGCCCTCTTTCTCAGCCTCACATACCTATGCATCAGGTGCAAGCGTGAGCGGATCGTCGCGATGAGGTTGGTATACACATCCACGGGGATGTTGTCTCGGTCGAGCGCAGCTGCGAGAGCACTCGGGTAGTTGCGGACCCGGGAGAAGAACACATCAGCCTTGACCGCGGCGCCCAGGGTCGACGAGAGAGTGTTCAGCAGAGCACGGTAGGACGAGTAGAGCGCTTCGAACGCCTCCCTCCGCACCCTGCGGTCTCGGCTCTCGAGGAACTTCACATACCTGCCCTTGGTGACCTCAACCTCTTGCCCGGCTTCATCCCGGATCGTGGGGAACTTGATGTCCGCATTGTTCAGCATCGTGAAGATGTTAGTGGCGCCCTGCGCCATCTCCCCCGCCAAAGCCACAATTCTTTCCTCGGGAGCTGAAAGTGTGTGAACCTTCTTCCGGACAATGTTGTCGATATAGTGACGGTACAATGCTAGGTCTGGCTCATCCTCCATGAACCGATCGAGGGTGGACTGGGGTATAGTCAGGATCTCTGGGCCTATGAAGGATGTCCGGCTTGCGGCCTCCACCGCTAGACTCGCCGCCCGGTCGTGCATTGCCTGGTACTTGGGTTTGGTGTTGTCCTCGTCTTTGCGCATATGGGTGTAGACGTATGCCCTCGTCGTCAGTTCCTCCACCCGATCGCGCAGTCTAAGACAGGATAGCAGGGTATCTGCTGAGGTTCCTAGCTTTCCAGCGTACGCTGCAAGCTCAGGCAGGCTCTTGCGAACTGCGGCCATGTCGTTCTCGCACAGTTCGTCGGAGACATAGATGTCCTCGAGCCTCCACTTGAGCTCCTCTCTGACCTCATCCCTGGCCGGGATCTGTAGAGTCGTGTTCTCCAAAGGCTCGACCGCCTTTCCTTTCAGGTGTGGTCCTGTCCCTCAGTGTCTGTGTCTTGTTCAGCCACGGTCAGTCCTTCTCCGGGGATTGCCGTGCCGCCGGGAGGGTGGATCAGGTCAGGCTCACCTTGGGGTCGCCGGGCGTGCGAGGGCTCTTCTGTCCGAAAACGGCATCCGCAAGGTTGACCGCGAGGTCCCCCACTCTCTCTAAGTTGTTCATGAGTTCAACGAATATCACTCCGGACCCGGGCACGCACTTGCCTTCGTTCAACCGCCCAATGTGATTGGATCGGAGGTGGCTCGTGAGGGTGTCCAGAGCCTCGTGCATGCCGTACACGCGAGACGCCGCCTCGCGGCTCTCCGTCCGGAGAGCCTCCGTGCCTTCATGGACAATGGAATCGACCACCTTGAACACGCGGTCAAGTTCTGCAACAGCGGCGTCGGAGAACGGGAGCCGCTGGTCGAACCTCTGGCGAGCGTAGTTCATCATCTGCTCCGCCTGGTCGCCTATACGTTCTACATCCCCTACCACGTGCATCAGCCTCATCATCCTGGCCGACTCTGACTCACTGAGAGTGCTCCTCGCTACAAGGGTAGACAGGTAAAGCACCACAGCGCTGTTCAAGCTGTCCACAACGCTCTCCCGGGAAGCCAGAGCTTGATCAAGCGCGGTCGTGTAGCCTTCTAGCAAAGCCTGCCGTGCCTCGGAGAGCATTGTTCCAACTATGTCGGCCATTCGGCAGATCTCCGAGGACGCCAGATCTAATGCCACAGATGGGGTGCCGAGCATTCTCTTGTCCAGGTACTTCGGAGCGGACTCAACCACCACGTCTTCCCCTGGAACCGCATGGGTCACCATTCTCTCCAGGATGCTGATGCCAGGTACCCAAATGACGGTGTTCAGCACGTTGAAGAGGGTATGGGCGTTGGCGATCTGCCTTTGGACATCCGCGGCCCCGGATAGCGCCAGCACAAGCCGGACGAACTGCGAGATGAATGGGAGGAACAGAATGCACCCGAAGACATTGAAGAGCGCGTGAGCGAGGGCGGTCCTCCTGGCAGTTCGGCTCGTGCCTATGCTGGCCAGCATAGCGGTGACGCACGTCCCGACATTGTCACCGAAGAGAATGGGTATGGCGACCCGAAGTGTGATGATGTCAGGCGAGGCCAGAGCAACTGCCATCAACATGCCCACGGTGGCACTGGAACTCTGGATCACGACCGTCATGCCGAGACCTATGAGGACGCCCAGGATAGGATTTGCACCGAACGCATGCATGAGCCGGACGAAGGCCTGACTTCCCCGTAGGGGGGCCACCGCACTGGTCATCAAGCTCATACCCAGGAACAGCATGCCGAATCCCAGGACCACATGCGAGATGCTCTTCCAGAACCGCCGCTTCGAGAGCAGGTGGAGCAGGAAGCCCAGGCCGATTATTGGCAGGGAGTAGTCAGATAGCTTGAACGCAATTAGCTGCGCTGTGACGGTGGTGCCTATGTTCGCACCCATCACCACTCCGATCGCTTGCCGGAGTGTCATAAGGCCAGCGTTGACGAACCCCACGAGCATCACCGTGGTCCCACTGGAGCTCTGGATCACGGCCGTGACAAAGGCTCCCACGAGGACACCCTTCACGGGAGTCCCAGTGAGGATCTCCAACACGCGGCGCATCTGATCCCCGGCCGCGCGCCTCAAGCCCTCGCCCATGAGGTTCATGCCATAGAGGAAAAGCCCGAGGCCACCTATGACCCCGAACACCATATCCCGCGTCAACACGCTCACCGCCTATGCTAGTACCTTGGAGACAAACAGTTGCACCAGTTCCGGGTCGAATTGACTGCCCGCGCAGTTCTCCAGCTCCCGCCTGGCCTCATCCGCTGCCAGCGCAGGCTTGTAGGGGCGGTCGGTGGTCATGGCATCGTAGGCGTCGCATATCGCCAGTATCCGACCCCACAGAGAAATCTCGACGCCTTTCTTGCCATCCGGATATCCTAGCCCGTCGTACCTCTCGTGATGCTCGAGTATCGCTCGGTAGTGCTTGTCTCCGTAGATCCTTTGCATACCGCGGATCAGATCAGCTCCCCACGCCGGGTGCTTCTTCACCATCTCGTATTCGTCCGGAGAGAGTAGGTTGTTCTTCGTGAGAACTGAGTCCGGCAGGTTTACCTTGCCGACATCATGCAACCTGGCGACGTACTCGATTTCCTCAACCTCGGCCTTGGGGAGTCTAGCAGCCTCCGCAAGCGTCCTCGCCAGCCGTGCCACCCGCTCGGAATGCCCTCCGGTGTAGTGGTCCTTCGAATCTATGATCCGAGCGAACGCAATGTTGATCTGCTCGGCGTTCTCCTTCTTGATCAGTGCACGCTGGGTGAAATTCTTGTTCGCGATGAAGAACCATTCCGCGAGCACGAACGGGATAAGCCCACCGTGTTCGAAAAGCGCTGTGGCCATCAGACCCATGATAACAGATGGAGCGATGGCTGTCACGGCGGTAAGTGCGACAGTGGGGTCGATGGTGAGTTTCAGCTGGGGTCTCGAGAGGATGATTCCGATGTTCATGATCAAGCTGGCCGCCGCCATCCATGCAACCCCGGACGAGGCCGCCGCGCCGAGGAACCCCAAGTCCCCGAAGGCCATATAAGGATGGGGCCAAAAGAAATGAAAGGCTGCGCTGGCAGCATACGCGCACAGCGCGCTCACGCCTCGGTTCCCCAGGAGCTTGAGGGCGAAATGCCACTCATCGTTGTTCTCTCGCAGTATGCGTATCTCCTGCACGCTTAGGCTGCCGATCGCGGAGATCAGCGCGGTAGCTCCCGGATCGTACTTCAATGCGCACACCATGATCACCGGGTAGGCCATGACCACAAGCATACTGTGGAGGTTTATTACGCTCAGCGAAGAGGCCCACATGAGCGCGACGAAAACCACGGCAGAACCGAACGGGACCTCCCAGCGCGCAGTAGTCGCGATGAGCGCCGCCNNNNNNNNNNGCTAAGAGAATGGCAATGTATATGTCGTGCAGCAGCTGCCTGCGTCGGGGCACGCAGAATACCCCCCGCCCGTGCTTCACGCTGGGCGGGCCTGCGTGCAGGCCCGCCCAGCATATGGCGCTAGAAAAACCCGTCGCAGCGGGTACTCATAGTTACGTGAATGGGTCTCTGCCCTTACTTGAACAGCATCAGGTCCGCAAACGCGGCCACGGACCCGGCCAGGGTCACGATGGCGGCGACCACGGCAGCCAGGGTGAGCTTCTTCACTGGCTTCACCTCCCGAGATTCAGTAGGCACCTGGGAGGCTCAGCTCATCTATGCTCTCAGCTCACGCTGCGACGGGCGATAGTCATTCGGTCTCCAGTACTCGCTCGAACTGCCTGTTGAGAGCGTGAAGTATTGACCTGGCAATAGATGTGGGGAGGTCGTCGCGCTTGTAAGCTGCGCCAATAAACCTGCGTCGTTCCCCAGAATCCCTTGCCACTGTTGTGACCTCGGCGACAACCCGCTCTCCGTTGACGTCACACTGTGCTTGAAGCCGGTACTTAGGGCCCATAAGTGACTCAATCGCCTGCAACGTCGCTCGCCGAACAACATCTTCGATGCAATCGTCAAGGCTGCAACCGTCAGCTGTCCCTGAGTGCGACTCCCCGGTGTGATCCAGTGTCACTCTTGCCGTGATGCTGTTCCTCGGACCATATTCGATGGCTACTTCCTTGAGTGCAGGCCTTCCTCTGACCACCGGCAGTGAGTCGTCGGGTTTCTCCCCCACCTGGGCGATACTGATCTTCCGGTAGTCGACCCGTTCCCCAACCTCCAGAAGGTAGATTGTCTCGATGTCCTTCTTCAAGCGCTTCATGTCGTCCTGGGTGAACTGGCCGACCACCATGACGTGAATCTCGTCGCCCTCGGTTCCCGGCAGGATCCTGGCACGTGCCACACCTGAGAGCTGGCAGAGCCTTTCTTCCACCCTGACGAGTTTCGTCGTGTGGTTGTCGGACATGACTCACACTCCCCCAGAGCCAGATCAATAAGCATGTCCATTTGAATTCGACCCATGCGACAGAATCCCTTCATTCTCGATGGCCGATCGCTCGAATTCTGGGCCCTTTTTCGGCGCCGACCCGGTCGTGACCCGAGACTGTGACCGCCGTCATGAGGTATAACGGTATCATCCTGCGAGTCGGGAGGTGCTGTCGACTGTGAAAAGGCCCCTTTTGGCCCTCTCTCTGGCGCTGCTGCTCGCGTTGTCTCCCGTGGCCGGGCAGGCCCGGGCTGTGTCCCAGCACGTGGTGCTCATCTCTGTGGATGGGCTTGCTGCGTCTGATCTCGACAGAGCCGCAAGTCTCCCCAACTTCGGTCACATAATCGGCACAGGCGCCGTTGCCCGGGAAGTCCGTCCCGTGTACCCGTCGCTGACCTACCCGAGCCACACATCGATAATTACGGGAACCAGCCCGGCAAAGCACGGGATCACAGCGAACACCCCTCTTCAACCAGGAGTACGCGATCCAGAATGGTACTTCTGGGCACGGGACATCAGAGTCCAGACTCTCTACAGTGCTGCCAGGAAAGCAGGGATCCGTACCGCATGCGTCCTTTGGCCTGTCACCGCCCGTGCATCCATAGATTACCTTCTTCCAGAGATCTGGCCGACCAAGCCAGGGCAGAGTGTGACTTCTCTGGTCCTCGCCAATGGGAGCCCTCTTACCATCCTCGCCCTCAACCTGCGGTTCGGCAAGATGTTGCGCGGGACTGAAACCGACGCGCTCGATGACTTCACAGCTGCATCTGCAGCATATGTCATCAGGACAAGGCGTCCGGGGCTTCTCATGGTTCACCTTACCGACCTTGACCACCAGAAGCACGAATTCGGCTCAACATCGCCGCAAGCATCTGAGGCTCTTGCACGTCAAGATGCGAGGATCGGCACCATTCTCGATGCCGTGCGGAAGGCAGGCATCACCGACTCCACTACGTTCGTGGTCATGGGGGATCACGGATTCCTGGACACTGACCACCAGATAAACTTGAACGCTCTGTTCGTCCAGGAAGGTCTGATGACCTTGGCGAACGACGGAACAGTGACCTCGTGGGACGCGGCCGTCAACCCTTGTGACGGCTCGGCGCATGTCTATGTAAAGGACGACGCTGCCCGCCTGCGTGTCATGGAACTCCTTTCGGACCTCGAAACGCGAGGAGCCGAGACTGGCGTGGAATCAGTTGACAGGAGCGCAGATTTCGGGCCGGACGGCCCAGCCTTCGTCGTTGAGGCCAGGCGCGGCTACTACTTCGGAGGCGATGTTTCGGGCGAACTTGTCGTGCCGGCACGTGTCCGGGCCACACACGGGTATTCTCCCGCCAAGCCGGAGATGGCCACCGTATTCATGGCTACGGGAGCCGGAATCAGACCCGGTTCAGTAGTCTCCAGCATCGACATGACGGATGTCGCCCCAACTCTGGCACGACTCATGGGAGTCAGCCTTCCGGACACTGAGGGCAGAGTGATAGAGGAGATCCTGGTGATGCCGGAATGACTCAGGCTCCCGGGATCACTATCAGGCGTGCTGTGCCTGACGACGCCGGCGCTATCTGCGAGATAAGCAGTCATATCTGGGATGGCCATGACTATATCCCCAATGTCGTGGATAGATGGGTCGCGGATGACACAGGGGCGTTTCTCGTCGCGGAGTTGGACGGGCACGTCCGGGGCTACGGAAAGCTCACACTCCACACCCCGCTTGATGGTTGGCTTGAAGGCCTTCGTGTCGACGTCGGCTTTCGACGCCGGGGCCTGGCCCGAGCGCTCTCGTGTGCTCTCGTGGACCACGCGCGTGCCTTGGGCCTTCATACGCTGAGGTTCGCAACAAGTGTGGACAATGTCGAAAGCATCGCCCTGAACGAACGGGCAGGCTTCCGCCGGATCGCGGGGTTCCGGTACCTTTTCGCGGCGGAACGGGAGATCCTTGCGGTTGGCACGCCGGACGGGCACCGGCTCGACACAGCAGACCCCGCAGTGGAGAGACTCACAGATCCCGCGGAAGTCGCACAGTTCGTGCTAAGCTCCGATCTCGTCCGAATGTCAGGAGGCCTGTTTCCCGGCGGGTTTGTGTTTCAGGAGGCCACCCCAGAAACAGTGATGGCCATCATCGGGCGGGCAGAGTGCCTCGGGATACGACATCCAAAGCCAGACCGCACGCTTGCTGCTGTCCTGATCGTCGAATCAAGCCACGAGGGATCGGTGGACAACCCCGGGCTCGTCATCAGGTTCCTCGAGGGGGAGCCTTCCGCCTCGGGCGCCCTCGCCAGGTGGACCCTCTGGTACGCCCACAGCCGCGGGATTTCTTACATCGATGTAAGTACCCCGTGCGGGCACCCATCGACACCGGCATTAGTTGAAGCCGGCTTTGAGAATTGGCACTCGGAGGTGCCCGAGTCTCTGCCCACGATCCTGGTCTTCGAATACCCCCCTGAGGTACTCAGGGGCCTCTGAGGAGAACAACATGATATGCTCCACGACAAGAAAGGCGCTCCCTTTCGCAGCAATAACGATGACTACGGCCCTTTGGGGCTTGTCTTTCGTCAGTACGAAGATCCTTCTTCGGACACTCGCCCCGATGCAGGTGGCGTTCTCACGTCACGTCCTCGCAACTGCGGCCTCCCTGGCCTTCCTGGCAGCGTCCGGTTCCGGCAAGCGGATCAACGCAGCCGACCTGCCCAAAGTCGCAGTCGCCGCCATGATCGGCATTCCGCTCTACTTCTACTTCGAGAACACAGCGCTTCTCTACACTTCAGCCGCAGCAGCATCGATGATCACTGCTGTCACACCTGCAATCGTGGCGGTGGCAGATTGCGCGATCCGAAGGCGAGTTCCGCCAGCCACCACCTGGCTCGGCATTCTCGTGTCCGGGTGCGGAGTCTACTTCGTGGTCCAGGCGGGGGGGGCCATGCTCGGCGGGGCGGACTACGTTAGGGGCAATCTCATGATTCTCGTGTCAGCCACCGCATGGGCAGCTTACACCATCATCAACAGGCCGTTGATCCAGAAGTATGGGGTTCCGACCACGAACGCTTACCAGATCACCCTGGCAACAGTGGTCCTTGGGGTGCTGGCGCCCAAGAGCGGCCTCACCAGACAGCTTCTGTCGCCTGTTGTCCTGCTGAACCTCGCCTACCTGGGGATTCTCTGCTCTGCTCTGGCCTATGCCATGTACCTCTTCGCCTTGAGAGCACTGGGATCTACCACTGTCACAGTTTTCATCAACTTGGTGCCCGTGTTCGGGGTCCTCGGAAGTGCGTTGGTCCTTGGTGAGCCGGTAACCGGGGCTCAGCTTGTTGGGGGATGCATCGTGCTTTCCGGCATCTTGGCAGTAAACCGCTCGACTGGGCAGGCTCCGGGGCGGATGAGAAGGAGTGGACCTGTTGTATAAGTTGATCGCGTGTGACATCGATGGGACAATCCTTACGAGCGACGGAGATGTCACAGTCCGGTTCATGGAGGTTCTCAAACTCGCTCGGTCCGTTGGGATCCCGGTCGTGATCGTCACCGGGCGCAGGATCGCCAGCGCAATTCCGATAGCGGCTGAGCTCGAGTTGCCCGGTCCTCTCGTGACGCACTCGGGGGCAGTTGCGTTGACCGCGGCAGAGGAACACATCCTCATGGCCCGACATATCCGCGCGGGACTAGCGGAGGAAGTCTGTAGCATGGGTCACAAGCATGGTGCCAGCGTCGCCGTGTACGAGAACGTGTACGCGGGCCGGACAATCCTCGTTACGACAGAACGTGAATTGCACGCGACTGTGCGGGCATACCCCACCCTCGCCCCCTACTGCAAGAGGGTGTCCGGGTTCGGCCAGGCGTGTTCGCTTGACCCAGTGCAGATAACCTTGAGAGGGGAACCAGCAGTGATGGACAAGGTCGTGCGCGAGCTGCGCACGACCTACGCACGGGACCTTAGCTTCATCGACTACGGCCAGACAGAGACCGAGGACTACCTCGTGGACGTGTTCGCCTCGGGAGTCAATAAAGCCACGGGTCTCAAGTTCATAACGGACACGTATGCCATCGACCCCTCGGAAGTCGTCGCCTTCGGAGATGG
The sequence above is a segment of the Bacillota bacterium genome. Coding sequences within it:
- the pulA gene encoding type I pullulanase, with product MGLDVSAARAVGGQELFELYYPGDDMGAVYSTRATSFRVFAPTALGVSCILYPSPTASTGREIPMAPDCDGTWTTTVHGDLAGTCYTYRVNLGGAVNEAPDPYARALTLNGERGVVVDLDRTDPPGWTTDRRPPFRHAVDAVIYEVHVRDYSASEYSGMTHKGKYLAFTEPGALDHLVDLGVTHVHLLPVQDFASVDEAAPDEYNWGYDPHHFYVPEGSYSTNPADPTCRITEVKQMVQAFHARGIRVVMDVVYNHTYTVDGSPLHQIVPNYYHRTNAAGQFTNGSGCGTELATERPMVRKLILDSLKYWMDEYHVDGFRFDLMALLDYHTVREISAELRSLDPTVLLYGEPWAGGVSGLCPSQLFTKGRQRGLGIALFNDGLRNAVKGDTDGPGLGFVSGAPHREGAIRRGIAGSVAYDTCSCDFAAEPGETINYVSCHDNLTLWDKLAKSCPQDSEEDRIRMDLLAQAVILLSQGIPFIHGGEELLRTKHGNHNSYNAGDLVNQIDWSRKKTYPHVFAYYRGLIALRRAHPAFRMTQASQIVNHLRFHHSPANTVSFVLDGHPNGDPWRNIMVILNANRHPVEIGLPGTGPWRVVVEGMKAGTRTRRMVLGPTVSVAPISAMVLHQ
- the pepF gene encoding oligoendopeptidase F translates to MENTTLQIPARDEVREELKWRLEDIYVSDELCENDMAAVRKSLPELAAYAGKLGTSADTLLSCLRLRDRVEELTTRAYVYTHMRKDEDNTKPKYQAMHDRAASLAVEAASRTSFIGPEILTIPQSTLDRFMEDEPDLALYRHYIDNIVRKKVHTLSAPEERIVALAGEMAQGATNIFTMLNNADIKFPTIRDEAGQEVEVTKGRYVKFLESRDRRVRREAFEALYSSYRALLNTLSSTLGAAVKADVFFSRVRNYPSALAAALDRDNIPVDVYTNLIATIRSRLHLMHRYVRLRKRALGLDELHMYDMYTPIVPNVEYSITYEDARETVLQALAPLGRDYLDTLESGFSSGWVDVVENRGKTSGAYSWGSYGSHPFVLLNWQDTLDNMFTLAHEMGHAMHFHYSWATQPYVYSDYAIFVAEVASTVNEILLIEHLLAITKDQAMRMYLLNHYLESFRGTVFRQTMFAEFEKMTHEAFEAGEALTPEFLCDRYRQLNSDYYGADVVSDDDISLEWARIPHFYTAFYVYQYATGFSAAVALARRILEEGEPAVRRYVRFLSGGGSTYPIELLRGAGVDMTSAEPVNRALDAFEKALQEMESFFAS
- a CDS encoding HD-GYP domain-containing protein, which encodes AALIATTARWEVPFGSAVVFVALMWASSLSVINLHSMLVVMAYPVIMVCALKYDPGATALISAIGSLSVQEIRILRENNDEWHFALKLLGNRGVSALCAYAASAAFHFFWPHPYMAFGDLGFLGAAASSGVAWMAAASLIMNIGIILSRPQLKLTIDPTVALTAVTAIAPSVIMGLMATALFEHGGLIPFVLAEWFFIANKNFTQRALIKKENAEQINIAFARIIDSKDHYTGGHSERVARLARTLAEAARLPKAEVEEIEYVARLHDVGKVNLPDSVLTKNNLLSPDEYEMVKKHPAWGADLIRGMQRIYGDKHYRAILEHHERYDGLGYPDGKKGVEISLWGRILAICDAYDAMTTDRPYKPALAADEARRELENCAGSQFDPELVQLFVSKVLA
- a CDS encoding Na/Pi cotransporter family protein produces the protein MLTRDMVFGVIGGLGLFLYGMNLMGEGLRRAAGDQMRRVLEILTGTPVKGVLVGAFVTAVIQSSSGTTVMLVGFVNAGLMTLRQAIGVVMGANIGTTVTAQLIAFKLSDYSLPIIGLGFLLHLLSKRRFWKSISHVVLGFGMLFLGMSLMTSAVAPLRGSQAFVRLMHAFGANPILGVLIGLGMTVVIQSSSATVGMLMAVALASPDIITLRVAIPILFGDNVGTCVTAMLASIGTSRTARRTALAHALFNVFGCILFLPFISQFVRLVLALSGAADVQRQIANAHTLFNVLNTVIWVPGISILERMVTHAVPGEDVVVESAPKYLDKRMLGTPSVALDLASSEICRMADIVGTMLSEARQALLEGYTTALDQALASRESVVDSLNSAVVLYLSTLVARSTLSESESARMMRLMHVVGDVERIGDQAEQMMNYARQRFDQRLPFSDAAVAELDRVFKVVDSIVHEGTEALRTESREAASRVYGMHEALDTLTSHLRSNHIGRLNEGKCVPGSGVIFVELMNNLERVGDLAVNLADAVFGQKSPRTPGDPKVSLT
- a CDS encoding 50S ribosome-binding GTPase, producing MPANLTPQYIEAEEAFKRAATTEEKILALEEMLRTIPKHKGTEKMQADIKRRLSRLREEGEAARRKGKGDPFRVEREGAGQVFTVGLPNSGKSALVGALTKAKVLVAPYPFSTQLPIPGMMPYEDVLIQLVDSPPISPDLAPPALLASIRLGDGLLISLDVSVDSCLEDLDALIGILEDRRVLPDKTSRTLLALTKVDLDHARENAEVVRATFPQFSSVEVSTKTGEGLDLIPPAVFRML
- a CDS encoding ectonucleotide pyrophosphatase/phosphodiesterase — translated: MKRPLLALSLALLLALSPVAGQARAVSQHVVLISVDGLAASDLDRAASLPNFGHIIGTGAVAREVRPVYPSLTYPSHTSIITGTSPAKHGITANTPLQPGVRDPEWYFWARDIRVQTLYSAARKAGIRTACVLWPVTARASIDYLLPEIWPTKPGQSVTSLVLANGSPLTILALNLRFGKMLRGTETDALDDFTAASAAYVIRTRRPGLLMVHLTDLDHQKHEFGSTSPQASEALARQDARIGTILDAVRKAGITDSTTFVVMGDHGFLDTDHQINLNALFVQEGLMTLANDGTVTSWDAAVNPCDGSAHVYVKDDAARLRVMELLSDLETRGAETGVESVDRSADFGPDGPAFVVEARRGYYFGGDVSGELVVPARVRATHGYSPAKPEMATVFMATGAGIRPGSVVSSIDMTDVAPTLARLMGVSLPDTEGRVIEEILVMPE